The following are from one region of the Mycolicibacterium diernhoferi genome:
- the acs gene encoding acetate--CoA ligase: MPNDNPVTATAPQHGFPPPADFAANANATSALYDEAERDRLAFWATQANRLSWQAPFDEVLDWSNAPFAKWFVGGKLNVAYNCVDRHVEAGNGDRVAIHWEGEPVGDARSITYAQLQDEVNQAANTLTELGLTAGDRVAIYMPMVPEAIIAMLACARLGAMHSVVFAGFSASALKARIEDAAAKIVITSDGQFRRGKAAPLKAGVDEALHALGEASPVQHVLVVRRTGIDVPWQQGRDLWWDQTVPKASTEHTPQAFDSEQPLFLLYTSGTTGKPKGIVHTSGGYLTQASYTHSVVFDLKPETDVYWCTADIGWVTGHTYIVYGPLSNGATQVVYEGTPASPTEHRHFEVIEKYGVTIYYTAPTVVRTFMKWGRELAFEHDLSSIRLLGSVGEPINPEAWRWYRLVFGADTAPIVDTWWQTETGAAMISPLPGVTTCKPGSAMTPLPGISAKIVDDDGNDLKPAIDGEEHTTGYLVLDKPWPAMLRGIWGDDERFKDTYWSRFAEQGWYFAGDGARYGSDGEIWVLGRIDDVMNVSGHRISTAEVESALVGHAGVAEAAVVGATDEQTGQGICAFVILKSHAAQMSHEQMVDELRAEVSKEISPIAKPREIHVVPELPKTRSGKIMRRLLRDVAEGRELGDTSTLLDPSVFEAIRASK; encoded by the coding sequence GTGCCCAATGACAACCCCGTGACAGCGACAGCACCCCAGCACGGCTTTCCCCCGCCCGCCGATTTCGCGGCCAACGCCAACGCCACCAGCGCCCTCTACGACGAAGCCGAGCGCGACAGGCTGGCCTTCTGGGCCACACAGGCCAACCGGCTGTCCTGGCAGGCCCCGTTCGACGAGGTCCTGGACTGGTCGAACGCACCGTTCGCGAAGTGGTTCGTCGGCGGGAAGCTCAACGTCGCCTACAACTGCGTGGACCGCCACGTCGAAGCCGGCAACGGCGACCGCGTCGCCATCCACTGGGAGGGGGAGCCCGTCGGTGACGCCCGCTCCATCACCTACGCCCAACTCCAGGACGAGGTGAACCAGGCCGCCAACACCCTGACCGAACTCGGCCTGACCGCCGGCGACCGGGTCGCCATCTACATGCCGATGGTGCCCGAGGCCATCATCGCCATGCTGGCCTGCGCCCGCCTGGGCGCCATGCACAGCGTCGTCTTCGCCGGCTTCTCCGCCTCCGCACTCAAGGCGCGCATCGAAGACGCCGCGGCCAAGATCGTCATCACCTCCGACGGCCAGTTCCGCCGCGGCAAGGCCGCCCCGCTCAAGGCCGGTGTCGACGAAGCGCTGCACGCCCTCGGCGAGGCCAGCCCCGTGCAGCACGTTCTGGTGGTGCGCCGCACCGGAATCGACGTGCCCTGGCAGCAAGGCCGCGATCTGTGGTGGGACCAGACCGTCCCCAAGGCCTCCACCGAACACACCCCGCAGGCCTTCGATTCCGAGCAACCGCTGTTCCTGCTCTACACCTCGGGCACCACCGGCAAGCCCAAGGGCATCGTGCACACCTCGGGCGGCTACCTGACCCAGGCCTCCTACACCCATTCGGTCGTCTTCGACCTCAAGCCCGAGACCGACGTCTACTGGTGCACAGCCGATATCGGCTGGGTGACCGGGCACACCTACATCGTCTACGGGCCGCTGTCCAACGGCGCCACCCAGGTGGTCTACGAGGGCACCCCGGCCTCCCCGACCGAACACCGCCACTTCGAGGTCATCGAAAAGTACGGTGTCACCATCTATTACACCGCGCCGACGGTGGTGCGCACCTTCATGAAGTGGGGCCGCGAACTGGCCTTCGAGCACGACCTGTCCAGCATCCGGCTGCTCGGCTCGGTCGGCGAACCGATCAACCCCGAAGCCTGGCGCTGGTACCGCCTGGTGTTCGGCGCCGACACCGCCCCCATCGTGGACACCTGGTGGCAGACCGAGACCGGCGCGGCGATGATCAGCCCACTGCCCGGGGTGACCACCTGCAAACCCGGCTCGGCCATGACCCCGCTGCCCGGCATCTCGGCCAAGATCGTCGACGACGACGGCAACGACCTCAAACCCGCCATCGACGGCGAAGAGCACACCACCGGCTACCTCGTCCTGGACAAGCCGTGGCCGGCCATGCTGCGCGGCATCTGGGGTGACGACGAACGGTTCAAGGACACCTACTGGTCCCGGTTCGCCGAACAGGGCTGGTACTTCGCCGGTGACGGCGCCCGCTACGGCAGCGACGGCGAGATCTGGGTACTCGGGCGCATCGACGACGTCATGAACGTCTCCGGGCACCGGATCTCCACCGCCGAGGTCGAATCCGCTCTCGTCGGGCACGCCGGAGTCGCCGAGGCCGCCGTGGTCGGCGCCACCGACGAGCAGACCGGCCAGGGCATCTGCGCCTTCGTCATCCTCAAGAGCCACGCCGCCCAGATGAGCCACGAACAGATGGTCGACGAACTGCGCGCCGAGGTATCCAAGGAGATCTCACCGATCGCCAAACCCCGTGAGATCCATGTCGTTCCGGAACTACCCAAGACCCGCAGCGGCAAGATCATGCGCCGCCTGCTGCGCGACGTAGCCGAGGGCCGCGAACTCGGCGACACCTCAACACTGTTGGACCCCAGCGTGTTCGAGGCCATCCGCGCCAGCAAATAG
- a CDS encoding FAD-dependent oxidoreductase, with translation MDPRHAILFEPIAIGPKVLPNRFYQVPHCTSFGVVRPRAQAAFRGMKAEGGWGAVCTEECSIHPEADQMPMVLARLWDDDDAANLSLMSDSVHENGALAGIELWYGGVHGLSMESRAVQRAPSQIASDALPMSPCREMDLDDIKAVQGFYVDAALRSRDAGFDIICIYGGHEGLLEQFLSPYYNKRTDGYGGSLANRTRMWREVVEAISTAVGSDCAVSVRLSADSMRGEEGVLLERDVLPFVEMCDDVVDLWDVHIGGVDWGDDATPSRFFKSGRAMDWVKSVKDATRKPVVAVGRFTDPNEMARVINDGVLDIIGAARPSIADPFLPAKIREGRLEDIRECIGCNICVSRFEHGGPPIVCTQNATSGEEYRRGWHPERFSKAANAENDVLIVGAGPAGMECARVLGERGMRNVHLVDADAELGGHLKWMANLPGLREWSRVIDYRLTQFDKLDNVTVIPNTRMSPQDIVDYGAGLVVIASGSHWSGHGLGPVTREGIPGADAQLPYVLTPEQIMVENKPVPGERVVIIEAEGYNVGAALADRLSAAGKAVTVLTHLGELAPYTHYTLEATHLRRKLYAQGVTVAASMIPTRIAPEGVWAHYAYADSDDAKLIEADAVVLVTQRVSDTTLYRGIVDGFGADKLSAEGITGVYRIGDCVAPRIVAESVFDGHRLAREIDSADPSMPLPYLRERPIARELPILSVQRP, from the coding sequence ATGGATCCGCGGCACGCGATCTTGTTCGAACCAATCGCGATCGGACCGAAGGTTCTGCCGAACCGCTTCTATCAGGTCCCGCATTGCACGAGTTTCGGGGTCGTCCGGCCGCGCGCACAGGCCGCCTTCCGCGGGATGAAGGCCGAGGGGGGATGGGGTGCGGTATGCACCGAGGAATGCTCCATTCATCCGGAGGCCGACCAGATGCCGATGGTGCTGGCCCGTCTCTGGGACGACGATGATGCGGCCAACCTGTCGCTCATGTCGGACAGCGTTCACGAGAACGGTGCCTTGGCGGGTATCGAGCTGTGGTACGGCGGCGTTCACGGTCTGAGCATGGAGTCCAGGGCCGTGCAGCGGGCACCGTCGCAGATCGCCAGTGATGCGCTGCCGATGTCCCCCTGCCGTGAGATGGACCTCGACGACATCAAAGCGGTGCAGGGGTTCTACGTGGATGCTGCGTTGCGCTCACGCGATGCCGGATTCGACATCATCTGCATCTACGGTGGCCACGAGGGCCTGCTGGAGCAATTCCTGTCGCCGTACTACAACAAGCGCACCGATGGATACGGCGGATCGCTGGCCAACCGGACCCGGATGTGGCGGGAAGTCGTCGAGGCAATCTCGACCGCTGTGGGATCGGATTGTGCGGTGTCCGTGCGGCTGTCGGCCGATTCCATGCGCGGTGAAGAGGGCGTGCTACTCGAACGCGACGTCCTGCCCTTCGTCGAGATGTGTGACGACGTGGTCGACCTGTGGGATGTGCACATCGGTGGCGTCGACTGGGGAGATGACGCGACGCCGTCGCGATTCTTCAAGAGCGGTCGCGCGATGGATTGGGTGAAATCGGTCAAGGACGCGACGCGCAAACCTGTCGTGGCCGTGGGGCGTTTCACCGATCCCAACGAGATGGCCCGGGTCATCAATGACGGCGTGCTCGACATCATCGGTGCCGCCCGGCCGTCGATCGCCGATCCCTTCCTGCCCGCGAAGATCAGGGAGGGGCGACTCGAAGACATCCGTGAGTGCATCGGATGCAACATCTGTGTCTCACGCTTCGAGCACGGAGGGCCGCCGATCGTGTGCACCCAGAACGCGACGTCCGGGGAGGAGTACCGGCGCGGCTGGCACCCGGAGCGATTCTCCAAGGCGGCCAACGCCGAGAACGATGTGTTGATCGTCGGCGCGGGTCCCGCGGGCATGGAATGTGCGCGCGTGCTCGGTGAGCGCGGTATGCGCAACGTGCATCTGGTCGACGCAGACGCCGAACTCGGTGGGCACCTGAAGTGGATGGCCAACCTGCCCGGGCTTCGTGAATGGAGCCGAGTCATCGATTACCGGTTGACCCAGTTCGACAAGCTCGACAACGTCACCGTCATTCCGAACACCCGGATGAGTCCCCAGGACATCGTCGACTACGGCGCCGGCCTGGTCGTCATCGCCTCCGGATCGCATTGGTCCGGCCACGGGCTGGGCCCCGTTACCCGCGAAGGGATCCCGGGCGCGGACGCCCAGTTGCCATACGTTCTCACCCCTGAGCAGATCATGGTGGAGAACAAGCCCGTGCCCGGTGAGCGTGTGGTGATCATCGAAGCAGAGGGATACAACGTGGGCGCGGCACTGGCCGACCGGCTTTCGGCTGCGGGCAAGGCGGTGACGGTGCTGACGCACCTCGGCGAGCTTGCTCCCTATACTCACTACACGCTGGAAGCGACCCATCTGCGCAGAAAGCTGTACGCGCAGGGAGTCACCGTGGCGGCATCCATGATTCCCACCCGCATCGCCCCGGAGGGTGTGTGGGCGCACTACGCCTACGCCGACTCTGACGATGCGAAGCTCATCGAGGCGGACGCCGTGGTTCTGGTGACCCAACGGGTCTCCGACACCACTTTGTACCGCGGTATCGTCGACGGCTTCGGCGCGGACAAGCTATCCGCAGAAGGTATTACGGGTGTGTACCGGATCGGGGACTGCGTGGCGCCGCGGATTGTCGCGGAGTCCGTCTTCGACGGGCACCGGCTGGCACGCGAAATCGATTCCGCCGACCCGTCGATGCCGCTGCCGTACCTGCGGGAGCGCCCCATCGCCAGGGAACTGCCGATCCTGAGCGTGCAGCGACCTTGA